The following is a genomic window from Chitinophaga caseinilytica.
GACGGTCACCAAATCGGCCGAAGCATCCGGCAGCCCGCAATTTTCCGCGGGCTCCACCGCGTAGCGGACGCGGTCGTGTGGCGCGGCATGGGCGATCTGTTGCGCGCTGGGGTCGGTAGCATACACATTTTCGTAAAATCCGGCGAGGTGAACGGCGCATTGGCCGTTGCCGGTACCGCAGTCCCAGGCCTGCGCATGCCCCGGTGTTTGCGAAGCGAGCCAGGCATAAAGCGCCGGCGGGTAATCCGGACGGAATTTCGCGTAGCTGGCGGATTGGACGGAGAATAAGTCTTTGAAAGTCATGGTTTCTTTTTGGGATATATGAGCAAATCGATGGTTTCCAGAATCCGTTTGGTTTGCAGGCCCGTGCTTTCGGCCGCGTTCACGAAGGTAACGATCGTTTTCTGCCGTTCTTCCGGCAGCGCCCGGAAAGCTTCCAGTGCCGCGGGCTCGTCGTCCAGGCAGGCTTGCAGGGCTTCGGGGACCATCACGGGCAATGTGTCCCTGTAAAGTGTGATACGTACTTCGTCGCCCGCCTTTTTTCCGATCTTTTTTTGGATGGCGGTTTTTACGGGGAGGAAAAGGCGACCCTGGCCCATGGGCATCAGCCGGGTGAGGCCGAGGTCGTGCCCGTCGATGGTGCCCCGCACGCGGACCCAGCCGAAGGCGACGCCGGGGTCGGGGTGGGCTTCGGGGATGAAAGCGTACGTCCATCCTCCTTTTCCGGCGAATTTTTCCAGTCTGTAAATATTGTCGACGAGCGGGATAGGGGGCATTCCGGGGAAATTTTCAGAAAGTTCGGAAAAAAAACGGCTTTGGGTGTAGGGGGAGGCTCCGATTCCAGTACATATAAGTACAAACCTATGGACAAAAACACTTTCATTCTGTTGACCGACCGCTACCTGGACGGTACCGCTACCGAGGCTGAGAAACGCCTTGTAGACGCGTATTGCGACCGCCTGGAGCAAATTCCCGTCGCGGAGCTGACGCGGGAAGAGGAAGACGCGCTGGAAGTGCTGATGTACGCCCGGATCATGGGAAAGGTACACCAGCGCCCCGTTCGCCGCTCCTTATACAAATACGCCGCAGCAGCCGCCATGGTGCTGGCTGCCGGAGCGGCCTTTTTCCTCCTGCGGCCTGCGAACAAGCCCGTGGCGCCCCTGGCCAGGGAAGTCCGTTTCAAGAACGACATTTCCCCCGCCGGAAACAAGCCCACGCTCACGCTGGCAGATGGCTCCGTTGTTGCCCTGGACGATTCCAGTAACAACGGCATCGCCGCCCAGGGAGGCACCCACATCCTGCAATCTTCCGAAGGCGCGCTCGAGTACCAGCCGGGCGCCGCGGCAGAAACTCCGGTATTCAATACCCTGACCACGCCGGCAGGCTGCCAGTTCCGCCTGATCCTGGCAGACGGCAGCAAGGTATGGTTGAACGCCGCCTCTTCGATCCGCTTCCCGACGGCATTCCGGGGAGAAGACCGTATCGTGGAGCTGGAGGGAGAAGCCTATCTCGAAGTCAGCAAGGATGCCGCCCATCCTTTCCGCGTGATCACCCGGGGGATGACGGTCCACGTACTGGGTACGCATTTTAATATCAATGCCTATAAAGACGAGCCCGTGGTCCGCACATCGCTGCTGGAAGGCGCCGTGCGCGTGGCCGGGAACGGACAGAGCGAGGTGCTCAGCCCGGGCCAGCAGGCGCAGGTCGGCCAGAACGGGAAAATGTACGTAGCCGATGGGGTAGACATGCGCGCCGTTACCGCCTGGAAAGACGGGCGGTTCAATTTCAGCGGGGAGCCCATTACCGAAGTGATGCGCGAAGTACAGCGCTGGTATGGTGCCGAAATAATATATGAGGGAGAAGTGAAACACCATTTCGTAGGCTCGATCCCGCGGAACCTGCCCGTATCAAGGGTTTTGGAGATGCTGGAAATGACCGGGCGAGTGCGTTTCGAAATAGACGGGAAAAAGATCACCGTAAGACCGTAGCGACATTAGACAGTTTAATAGCCAAAAAAAGATCCCGGCTTGCAGGCCGGGACCCGGCAACAGGAGGTACCAGCTCCGGTTGCCAAGGGCGAAACAAATGTTCAGTTGAGAGAAAATTTATTTATCACCCAAAATCAAAAGTATGATTTTAAAAGCCAGGTGCCAACACCGGCAGGGTATCCCTTGCCCGCCTGATTGTAGAACCTCCCGGAAGATGCTACCCGGGGGCAAAATGTGGAAGATTATGAAGCTCACCACTGTATTTATGCTGACGGCATGTATTACCGTTAGCGCCGGAACATTCGGCCAGACTGTCAATTTTTCTATCAGAAAATCTTCGCTCGAGCATTTTTTCAAACTGGTAGAGCGGCAGACGGGGTTTTCTTTCCTCTATTCGAAGGAAGATATCCAGTCGCTGGAAGTATCTGACCTGGAAGTGTTCAAGACCGACCTGAACACGGCGCTGCGCAAGGCGTTCAGCGGCCAGCCCCTTACTTATACGGTGCTGGACAATGTTGTGATCGTAAAGAGAAAAGCCAATTTCGCTCCTTCCGCCACGATGGAGATCCTCACGCCTGCCGCGATCGATATTTCGGGAACGGTAACGGATATGGACGGCACCCCGCTGCCGGGGGCTTCCATTTTGGTCAAAGGCACCAAAAAAAGTGCGGTTTCCGACGTGGAAGGCCGGTTTACTGTATCCGCCTCGGTTGGAGACGTACTGGTGGTCCGCTACGTAGGCTACAGCGAGAAAGAAGTGAAAGTCGGCCCGGAAACTACCCTCAACGTGAAGCTGGAGCTGCTCCCTTCGCGCCTGCAGGGTGTTTCCATCGTAAGTACCGGTTATACCACGCTTTCAAAAGAACGCGCAGCCGGTTCATTCTCGGCTATTTCGTCGAAAGACTTGTCTAACAAAATGCAGACGAATCTGATGGAGCGGCTGGAAGGTCTTGCGCCCGGGTTCACCTTTTATAAAAACCAGCCCCAGATCCGGGGCGTATCTACATTGTATGCCGGTACCGCACCGCTGTATGTTGTAGACGGCATCCCTTACGAAGGAAGCATTGCCGCCATCAACCCGAACGATGTTGCCACAGTTACCATGCTGAAAGATGCATCGGCAGCTTCCATCTACGGCGCGCGCGCAGCCAATGGCGTCATCGTTATCGTCACCAAAGCCGGCAAGCCAGGTCCCATGCGGGTCAACCTCAATAGCAGCTTCCGTGTAACGCCCCTTCCCGACAGATCTTATTTAAATCGGATGTCGAGTGCAGAGCTGGTAGACTTCCAGCGCGATATGTTCAAATATTGGTCTAATGACTACGCCGGTATCGACGAACGCCGTTTCATGCATGATGTTTATGCATTGATGTATGAAAATAAAGCTGGACATATCACGGATGCAGAGCTGGAAAGCAAGCTCGACGTTTATCGCAACCGCGACCGGTACAGCCAGGTAAAAGATGAGTTCCTTCGCAAGGCTGCGCTGGTGCAACAACATAACCTGTCGCTGTCAGGCGGCACGGACAAACACCAGTACAACCTGTCTGTTAACTACCTGCGCGACAATCCCTACGAAAAAGAGCAGTCGAACGACCGTTTCGGCTATAACCTCCGGAATCTATTCAATCTCAATAAATGGGCCCGTCTCGACGTGAACGTATTGGGAAGCCATACCCGTGCGGAATACAATAACGGTTTCAACGGGTATAACATCCTCAACGGCGGTAAGGCAAGCTACTATATGCTCCGGAATCCGGACGGTACGCCTGCCCAGTGGTATGCTTCCAAATCGCAATTCGAAATCGAACGGCTGAACGGATTGGGACTGCTGGATGAAACCATGTTTGCGCAAACCGAACTGAGCCAGCAATACTATCGCAACAAATCTAATTACCTGAACATGAACGTAGGCTTGAACCTGCGTCTTATGCAGGGGCTGTCGCTCGACGTCCGTTACCAGAATGAGCGCACTGAAGCTTTCAGCAGTCAACTGTATCGCCCGAACTCCAACTATGTGCGCACCATGTTGAACGATGCAACGGTGATGACGAACGGTGTACCGAAAGTGTACTTGCCGAATGGCGGACAGTTTGATGAAACCCGTTCCGACAACAAGTCTTATACCCTCCGGGCCCAATTGAACTACAACCGCTTGTTCTCCGACAAACATAAGCTGCAATTGCTTGCAGGTGCGGAGCGCAGGAACGTTCACAACACCGGCACGAACGTCTATAAATACGGTTACGACGAGTTTTCCCTTTCGTACAAATCGATCGACGAGTTAACGATGCTGGGGACCACGATCATGGGGACGGAAGCGCTGTTTAACCAGTACCGGCTGTCGCGCAGGGAGCGGGGATTCACGGATAACGAAAAGCGTTTTGTATCATTCTTCGGAAATGGCTCTTTCACTTTCAATGAGAAGCTGACTGCAACAGGGTCTATCCGTATCGACCAGAGCAATCTTTTTGGTACGGACCCTAAATACCAATATCGTCCGCTCTGGTCTGCCGGCCTGCATTACGTTATCAGTGAAAACGACCTGCCCTGGCTGGACCGGTTGGCAGCACGTGCGACCTATGGCGTCAACGGTAACGTTTATCAGAATTCCGGTCCTTATCTGATCAGCCAGGATGGTGGTACGAACTATTATACGAACGAGCCGCAGGCAGATATTACGGCGGCGCCGAACAATCAGCTGCGTTGGGAAAAGACGAATGTGGTGAACCTGGGGATCGATTTCAGTATATTCCGCGGCAGGCTGACGGGATCGCTGGACTTCTATAACAAGGCAACGAGCGATCTGTTGGGGCAGCTCCAGGAAGACCCTACGAAAGGCTGGTCTTCCCGCATGGTGAACTACGGAGCGATGTTCAACCGCGGGGTGGATTTGTCGGTTACGAGCGAGAACCTCCGCATGAGGGATTTCCGCTGGTCAACCACGTTCAACTTCAACTATAACAAAAACGAGCTGACCGACCTGTACGTTTCCGCCAACCAGGTGATCGACTTTTTGTACAATCCGCAAAACAGGGTCGGGCTGCCGATGAATACGCTTTACAGCGTCCGTTACGCAGGTCTCAATTCCAGCGGCCGCCCGCAGGCGAAAACCAAAGACGGCACCATTGTTACGGATGCGGCTAAGCTGACTACCGACGACCTGGTGAATTCCGGAACTACCGTTCCCCCGTTCTCCGCTTCGCTGATCAACAACGTGAAGTATAAGAACTTTGAGCTC
Proteins encoded in this region:
- a CDS encoding SusC/RagA family TonB-linked outer membrane protein — protein: MKLTTVFMLTACITVSAGTFGQTVNFSIRKSSLEHFFKLVERQTGFSFLYSKEDIQSLEVSDLEVFKTDLNTALRKAFSGQPLTYTVLDNVVIVKRKANFAPSATMEILTPAAIDISGTVTDMDGTPLPGASILVKGTKKSAVSDVEGRFTVSASVGDVLVVRYVGYSEKEVKVGPETTLNVKLELLPSRLQGVSIVSTGYTTLSKERAAGSFSAISSKDLSNKMQTNLMERLEGLAPGFTFYKNQPQIRGVSTLYAGTAPLYVVDGIPYEGSIAAINPNDVATVTMLKDASAASIYGARAANGVIVIVTKAGKPGPMRVNLNSSFRVTPLPDRSYLNRMSSAELVDFQRDMFKYWSNDYAGIDERRFMHDVYALMYENKAGHITDAELESKLDVYRNRDRYSQVKDEFLRKAALVQQHNLSLSGGTDKHQYNLSVNYLRDNPYEKEQSNDRFGYNLRNLFNLNKWARLDVNVLGSHTRAEYNNGFNGYNILNGGKASYYMLRNPDGTPAQWYASKSQFEIERLNGLGLLDETMFAQTELSQQYYRNKSNYLNMNVGLNLRLMQGLSLDVRYQNERTEAFSSQLYRPNSNYVRTMLNDATVMTNGVPKVYLPNGGQFDETRSDNKSYTLRAQLNYNRLFSDKHKLQLLAGAERRNVHNTGTNVYKYGYDEFSLSYKSIDELTMLGTTIMGTEALFNQYRLSRRERGFTDNEKRFVSFFGNGSFTFNEKLTATGSIRIDQSNLFGTDPKYQYRPLWSAGLHYVISENDLPWLDRLAARATYGVNGNVYQNSGPYLISQDGGTNYYTNEPQADITAAPNNQLRWEKTNVVNLGIDFSIFRGRLTGSLDFYNKATSDLLGQLQEDPTKGWSSRMVNYGAMFNRGVDLSVTSENLRMRDFRWSTTFNFNYNKNELTDLYVSANQVIDFLYNPQNRVGLPMNTLYSVRYAGLNSSGRPQAKTKDGTIVTDAAKLTTDDLVNSGTTVPPFSASLINNVKYKNFELYFMFMYYGGHVMRDVIAPYLTKLPELNYTSNMDRLAMNYWRNPGDENIPGMAPAYYQQAPTGTTMLWDAADVNIAKASYLKLRDVTLAYNLPSSLLDKYKIKGLRVSMQVQNPWRWTANSQRLDPEVWSGLTLTNYATRGVLAPASYTFGLNLSF
- a CDS encoding YdeI/OmpD-associated family protein, with product MPPIPLVDNIYRLEKFAGKGGWTYAFIPEAHPDPGVAFGWVRVRGTIDGHDLGLTRLMPMGQGRLFLPVKTAIQKKIGKKAGDEVRITLYRDTLPVMVPEALQACLDDEPAALEAFRALPEERQKTIVTFVNAAESTGLQTKRILETIDLLIYPKKKP
- a CDS encoding class I SAM-dependent methyltransferase; this translates as MTFKDLFSVQSASYAKFRPDYPPALYAWLASQTPGHAQAWDCGTGNGQCAVHLAGFYENVYATDPSAQQIAHAAPHDRVRYAVEPAENCGLPDASADLVTVGQALHWFRFEDYFREVARVLRPGGSSPHGRTACRRFHRRSTRWYFSCTKARSAVTGCRKTA
- a CDS encoding FecR family protein — encoded protein: MDKNTFILLTDRYLDGTATEAEKRLVDAYCDRLEQIPVAELTREEEDALEVLMYARIMGKVHQRPVRRSLYKYAAAAAMVLAAGAAFFLLRPANKPVAPLAREVRFKNDISPAGNKPTLTLADGSVVALDDSSNNGIAAQGGTHILQSSEGALEYQPGAAAETPVFNTLTTPAGCQFRLILADGSKVWLNAASSIRFPTAFRGEDRIVELEGEAYLEVSKDAAHPFRVITRGMTVHVLGTHFNINAYKDEPVVRTSLLEGAVRVAGNGQSEVLSPGQQAQVGQNGKMYVADGVDMRAVTAWKDGRFNFSGEPITEVMREVQRWYGAEIIYEGEVKHHFVGSIPRNLPVSRVLEMLEMTGRVRFEIDGKKITVRP